The sequence below is a genomic window from Microbacterium abyssi.
CGGCCTGGCGCTCGGAGGAATCGTCGCCGTCGTGCTCGAGCGCATCGCCCGACGCCACGACCGCGTCGTGCGGGTGGACCGCGAGACGATCATCGAGTCGGACTGAGCTCGACGTTTCGACTCGCCTCCTGCTCGCTCAACGATCCGCGGGGTGCAGCTCCACGGAAGGCTCCAAGCGCGAGTCGAAGTGTCGACGCCACACTCTCAGGCCAGCTCGCCGATGATCGGGCGGATGGCGGCGTCGAACGCCACGACATCGCGTCGCAGACCGTCGGTCACGGCCACGGTGAGGGCACCGATCCACCAGAGTCCTCGCTGAGAGAACGGCAGCACCTGCACGTTCAACTCGAACGAGTGCGCTCGCCTGCCCACCTCTCGCTCGAACTCGGCGATCGCGCTCGCATAAGCCCGGTATGCGCCGCCGCCGGTGGCCGTCTTCATCGTGCTGACGTAGCGGTTGTGCGCGGCATGCGCGTACTGCAGAGCGGTTGACGCAAGTGGAGTGATCGCCTCGCACAGCTCCTCGGCCCCGGTGGCGGGCAGCGCGACCAGAGTGTCGAAGCCCTCGATCAGCTCGAGCGGCACATCGGAGGGGTGCGCCCGCGGCTCGACCGTCATATCCCAGTACTCGCGCCAT
It includes:
- a CDS encoding zinc-binding alcohol dehydrogenase, coding for MADKPQWLIREDAGVPVLIALALRQMLGIREPEDLPSLRDLQVRAPDATDATPALEEQWREYWDMTVEPRAHPSDVPLELIEGFDTLVALPATGAEELCEAITPLASTALQYAHAAHNRYVSTMKTATGGGAYRAYASAIAEFEREVGRRAHSFELNVQVLPFSQRGLWWIGALTVAVTDGLRRDVVAFDAAIRPIIGELA